Proteins encoded in a region of the Watersipora subatra chromosome 5, tzWatSuba1.1, whole genome shotgun sequence genome:
- the LOC137397180 gene encoding cuticle collagen 2-like produces the protein MGSSGRPASSGRPASPGRPASPGRPTSPGRPASPGRPASPGRPTSPGSQPGPASQPGPASQPGPANQPGPASPGSQPGQASQPGQASQPGPASQLGPASPLGACTPLPTAIFNQIAHMQIFNAWCYTAFLTTILIDCNCP, from the coding sequence ATGGGCAGCTCGGGCCGGCCAGCCAGCTCGGGCCGGCCAGCCAGCCCGGGCCGGCCAGCCAGCCCGGGCCGGCCAACCAGCCCGGGCCGGCCAGCCAGCCCGGGTCGGCCAGCCAGCCCGGGCCGGCCAACCAGCCCGGGCAGCCAGCCCGGGCCGGCCAGCCAGCCCGGGCCGGCCAGCCAGCCCGGGCCGGCCAACCAGCCCGGGCCGGCCAGCCCGGGCAGCCAGCCCGGTCAGGCCAGCCAGCCTGGTCAGGCCAGCCAGCCCGGGCCGGCCAGCCAGCTCGGGCCGGCCAGCCCATTGGGTGCATGCACCCCCCTTCCTACTGCTATTTTCAATCAAATAGCCCATATGCAAATTTTCAATGCATGGTGCTATACTGCTTTCTTGACTACAATCCTCATTGATTGcaattgtccttaa
- the LOC137396391 gene encoding uncharacterized protein, with the protein MAQNDKNTEQGCSAVPLCSGGCGFFGSSQFDGMCSKCYKEALKRKQAPPPEATERTSPTTLSAAVLTAAASSYLSRIETASPTVPVAKSAQIDLEASAEAVKEETVNLPASPAKAGEKVTTDDWPSTTASSEIKTKKRNRCTSCKKKVGLTGFECRCGGLFCSTHRYSDKHDCQFDYKKQGEELIRKNNPVVVGEKLHKI; encoded by the exons ATGGCACAGAATGATAAAAACACGGAGCAGGGTTGTTCTGCTGTTCCTCTCTGCTCAGGAGGCTGTGGATTCTTTG GCAGTAGCCAGTTCGATGGCATGTGCTCTAAATGCTACAAAGAAGCCCTTAAAAGGAAACAGGCGCCACCTCCGGAAGCTACAGAGAGGACGAGCCCCACCACTCTATCGGCAGCAGTATTGACTGCTGCTGCTTCATCATATCTAAGCCGAATTG AGACGGCAAGTCCAACTGTGCCAGTAGCCAAATCAGCACAGATTGATTTGGAGGCGTCAGCCGAAGCTGTTAAAGAAGAAACAGTTAATTTGCCTGCATCGCCGGCCAAGGCAGGTGAGAAGGTTACCACGGATGACTGGCCTTCTACTACTGCCTCCTCAGAAATCAAAACCAAAAAAAGGAATCGGTGTACCTCTTGTAAGAAAAAGGTTGGATTGACGG GATTTGAGTGTCGATGCGGCGGGCTTTTCTGCagcacacacaggtattcagaCAAGCATGATTGCCAGTTTGACTACAAGAAGCAGGGTGAGGAACTGATCAGAAAGAACAATCCCGTAGTTGTTGGCGAGAAATTGCACAAGATTTAG